The Lactuca sativa cultivar Salinas chromosome 2, Lsat_Salinas_v11, whole genome shotgun sequence genome includes the window TGGCTTCCATCCTCGAGCCTTCTAAAGCTGTTAGTATACTAACTCTCTTAATTTCAGTTAATGAATCAGTTTTGGTTTTATTGATATGTGATAATTTGTCACTTGCATGATGTTTTGGCTTTTTTTTAGATCTATTTCTTGTTGAAAATTGATGATGTTAATTACTGTTGTAGAGTTTTTTCCCTGCGATGACCAAAATCGTTGGAACTTTGGGCCCTCGGTCTCGATCTGTTGACGTCATCTCTGGTTGCCTTAAAGCTGGGATGTCTGGTATGGATTTTGCTTCGAGTTGTTTTCGTTTACTGTTTATATGTTTTTTCGAAGTAttgatttgaaaatttgaatttcTGTTACTGGTTTGAGATTTATTGTGTCCTTGTTCCTACTCCCTTATTTGCATACGAAGACATACACTCTGATTTTTTTGTTGTGAAATCACATCTGCTACTTTTCAGTAGCAAATATGATATGGTGGAGTCTTACAAAGTCCGATGTAATAACTAATAATTAATCATATTTTTCTACCTTAGAATCCATGTCGATTTTGAAGGCAGAATAGCAATTTGTTCAGTGAGAATTAGTTTTATACTTGTTTGGTATGAGTTCCTTTTAGCGATTTGGTTGTTCTGTGTTTATGGCAGTTGCTAGATTTGATTTTTCATGGGGAGACTGCGACTATCACCAAGAGACTTTGGAGAATCTGAAGGCTGCTGTGAAAAGCACTAAGAAGCTTTGTGCTGTATGTTCCTTTTCCTTCATTCTTATTACCCTATCTCATGAAAATCACATTTTGCTGATATGAGAAAAAGTTGCTATTCATTTTCTCTTTACTTCTCTTTGATCATTGTACTTGGATACGTCATCAGAGGCAAATTTGTCCTTGCTTTCATGGATATTTGACAACATCAAATGTTTACAATAATACATTTTATGTTAATTCCAGGTGATGCTTGATACAGTTGGAGCTGAGATGCAGGTTGTGAATAAGAGTGAGAAAGCCATTTCACTTCAACAAGATGATGTTGTCACTTTGACCCCTGATGAAGGCCAAGAAGCTACTTCTCAAGTACTACCCATCAACTTTGCTGGGCTAGCTAAGGTCAGATGCTCTAATTGATTAGTAGTAATGTAATTATGACAAATTCTTTAATTCTGAAAATATCATGTTGAATCTTGACAATTAACCAAAAAAATTCTAGAAGCTATTTTGACTCTTTCTAGAGGACCCTCCGTACTTATGAGTCTGTTTATGTTGTCTTTACAGGCTGTGAAAACAGGAGACACCATTTTCATTGGTCAATACTTGTTCACAGGAAGTGAGACAACCTCTGTTTGGCTGGAGGTAAGGGCAAACATGTCTTTTCTTTTACTGTATCTCATCTAATCCACAATAAACAAAGAAACACATTAAAAAAAGTTTCTGAAAGCAAACAATTTGTTCTGTCTTCTGATTTTGGTATTATTTATTGATGTACTTTGACATGATCAGGTTGATAAAGTTGAAGGGGTTGATGTTGTCTGCAAGATAAAGAATTCTGCAACTCTGGCTGGGGCTTTGTTCACTTTGCATGCTTCTCAAATTCATATTGATCTACCTACTCTAACTGATAAAGATAAAGAGGTGAATTTATATATTGTTAGTATGATATTATATGAAAGATATatgcttttttttattttttattttttattttaattttcagaATATTAGTACATGGGGAGTTAGAAACAAAATCGACTTTCTCTCATTGTCATACACACGACATGCAGAAGATGTTCGTGAAGTAAGTTTGTTTTctttaattctttttttaaaacttttattaATGTTTATATTTTCTTGATGATTATGTACTATTCTTTTCTctttatattataatttttaattatttgattTGCAAATGCAGGCACGTGAATTTCTTTCAAAGCTTGGTGATCTTAGTCAAACTCAAATTTTTGCAAAAATTGAAAACGTAGAGGTGAAtgatttttaaaatataagttcTTTATAGTTTATCATAACAACAATTTGAGATTAGGTTGgagttttcatttatttattgattttttttttttcattttcttgacAGGGTTTGACTCATTTTGATGAGATCTTACAAGAGGCAGATGGAATTATCCTTTCCCGTGGAAATCTTGGAATTGATCTTCCACCAGAGAAAGTAAGTTATTTTATGTTTATTGTTtacaacaatttaaaaaaaaaactgaattGTACTCTAGATTCAAATAAAGAGACATAAATTGATAGAGCATATAAACTGATGAATGTTaaatatacaatttaagcaaaaaGAAGAAAACGTTTAGCAATATTTTGTTATTCATGTGTTCATACTTCAAAATTTTGTATAATGGTAATTATTTTTCTAGGGTTAAAATGGTCACAAGTTACTTATAGCTGATCATACTATTGGTAAAAAGTAGACTCTAATTAGAAGTTGAGAATCTGAATTTGAAAAATAAGTATTTTAaatattacattaaattaatttttttatgggttaatctcaaaaaagaccttatattttatgttttttccaGATTAAACCTCAAAATTTTTTTTTgcctgaaaaagaccttgtaattttttcattttttctgatCTGGACCTTTTAGtcaattttttccaaaaaaaaattgtaaaatgtgagggttttttcgagaaaaaactaaaaagattGAGGGTTTATTTGGAAGCATTTACAAGgctgaggttttttttttttttttttttttggaaaaaaaatacaaagttgagggctttttcggaaaaaattaaaaaaataaaaagtctttttcaggcaaaaaataaatttgaggtttggggtaatttgcacgaaTGGTCCccatggtttggggtaatttgcacattTGGTCCCTGAATTATTTTTacaactcggaaggtccctactgtttgcttttgttgcgcgtttggtcccttgtcttacctaaaaagactattttgcccttgattttttaacttatttaaatacaaccccccccccccccccaaccccACTTCCATcttaccttaccttacctaccccaccttatttaaataaattaaaaaatgaagggcaaaatagtctttttaggtaagacagggaccaaacgtgcaacaaaaacaaacagtagggaccttccgagttaaaaaataagttagggaccaaacacgcaaattaccccaaaccatagggacaattcgtgtaatttaccctagCCATTATTGTTGCTATATATTCCTGTGGTGaatcttaattttatttttttaataaaatatgaaatttaaggaatatatatattttttgtaggTGTTTTTATTTCAGAAAGCAGCTCTTTATAAGTGCAATATGGCTGGAAAACCAGCTGTGGTGACACGTGTTGTGGATAGTATGACTGATAATTTAAGACCAACTCGTGCAGAAGCAACTGATGTTGCTAATGCTGTATTAGATGGTGAgtttccatttccatttccatttcTCTCTTGATTCCGGAGATTATTAGACACCGGAATTGGAATTCAATTCTCATCCATCGTGGCATTTGGTTGCAAATTGGAATTCACAAAATCGTTTGAGAGATGGATTTCAACATTAAACCCATGGAATTCAACTTCAAGCATTTACTTCCTTATTAGATATTACTCAGATACCCTTTTATTTTCCATTTTAGAAATttagaaaactttggaaaagtgtaaaaactaaaaatcacttttctaatGTACATacacaatttggataacagaaaattttcattttcttggaaattttttgaaaaatggATCAACCAAACGGCTTTCCAAAATTTCTGTTGAAAACCGGAAAATTTTCCACAACCCAACGCACCTTTAAGTAcacattttttttaacaaaatttaGTTTCTAAAAAAAATTGCATTTCCATCTTGATATATATGATACATTTTTAcctaaaaatcattttgaaaaaaaaaattcatgaacacgaaattaataaaactataaaagGGCAATTTATTTTTCTACATACCTTACAGTTTATTtgaaaatatgtatttataaaaacaaaaaaagatcATTGAAAAAGAATTCTGTCATTTTTCATTATCTATACTCAAAATCGTTTGACAGATACAAAAATAAAAACCCAAATAGAAAACTACAAAAGGAATTCCATtccattttagttttttttttttgggttaaaATTGTGGATCCTCttgttaatatttttaatattttatatgacAAATTTGCAGGAAGTGATGCAATTCTTCTTGGTGCTGAGACCTTGCGTGGATTATACCCTGTTGAAACAATATCTATTGTTGGAAAAATTTGTGCTGAGGTAACCTTTAATTATTtagttttttaattttctttttgtgagtttaattacttatatatatatatatatatatatatatatatatatatatatatatatatatatatcacaaaacaaacaaaaaaagaaaaatatatgtgTTGACATCTTAATCATTAAATAAAGTCATAAGAGATTCTGTTCTAAGGTAGGGCATCATATGATGGAATCAGGGAAGGATTGGAATAGTTCTTTCCATAgtaggaatggaatggaatggaccaCTCTTAAAAGAATCTGATTCCTTTCATTTTTTCAATTTTCATTCCTCAATCAATTATAATAAAGTAAGGTATAATTTATGCAGGCAGAGAAGGTTTTTAACCAAGACCTATACTTCAAGAAGACTGTAAAATATGTTGGAGAGCCAATGACTCACTTGGAATCAATTGCCTCTTCTGcggtatttttataaatatttctaTTAAACTTTTCACAAATTAACTTGTTTAATTTCAGTAAAAAAAAACCTGATCGATATATTCGATTTATTTTTTTAGGTTCGTGCAGCTATTAAAGTCAAAGCATCTGTTATTATTTGCTTCACATCCTCCGGAAGGGCTGCAAGGTATATATTGTCACTGAATGGTTATTTAGTTAAGAATAATTTTcaaaattggtccctgtggtatccCAAAAAATGCAGTTTGAGTCCTTTTTTTTTTGACTGAAGGACCAAATCTGCATGGAAGTTTCAATTTTGGACTGATCATACAAATGAAAAAGAATGGACTCAAACAGTCAAACTGAACTTTTTGGGATACCACAGGGACAAGTTTTGcaatttacataaatggtccctctgGTTTACCAAAGGACTTTCCATGCAAgtgaaaagacaaaaataccctcaTGAATTCAGTAAAAaggaccttccatgcaagttttgcaaaccacagggaccatttacgTCAAAAAAATTAGCAGGGATTGAGCTTGTGACTTTTGGtgaaccacagggaccatttatgtaattttgtcataAAACAATGATTGCGTTCACTAAAGAGTAAACAGCAAATTCATTTTGTCTAACAAATTACAATTTAATTATGTTAGTTTTGGAACCtatttttgtttatatctatTAATAACTTTGATTATGATTCATACatgtttttaaaactttttgtATTCTCCATTATTTTTCATAAgccatatttttaattttattttttttataaaatgcagATTGATTGCAAAGTATAGGCCAACAATGCCAGTCATATCAGTTGTTATTCCAAGGCTAAAGACTAATCAATTGCGATGGAGTTTCAGTGGTGCTTTTGAGGTACAATTTactaattattatattataataattaaaaattcacatcccatattttctgttttttattttattttattttattgtaataGAAAACCAAATGAACAAGTTTTCCAGCTTATTTTTTCGATGAAGAGGATGCGaaaagggcatttacgtctttttcacaaataatgaGCAAATTTGTCCCACCCACCAAAAAATTACATCCAAAAAGTGGGACAGGGATGCACTCTTGATATATTGTTTGtgtaaaagacgtaaatgcccttctcATCTTTATATCAAAATAGTTTATGGGAAAATTTTTTAAGAAATTATATAGAAAAaaagaaggtttttttttttttttttttataaaaatatgtttttttttgtataaatatgattttacacaacaaacaaaacatattcgaaattgttttttgaaaaagaaaatgtaaatcgtaagaaaattttgaaatataggtcaaaagtgtaaaatttggaccaaatttgtaataaaatttaaaagctggtccaaaagtgtaatttttgaaagtggTATGACCTGTTAATTGCCGGGTTCTGGacttaaatgaataaaaaaatcatACAAGGCCTAAATCGATCAAGAGGCCAAAACATAAGGGCTTTTATGGAGTTTTCCCTATTTCTATTTCGTACTCTTAACACTTTGTTTATTATGTAAAAATGAATGGGCAGGCAAGGCAATCACTTATTGTGAGAGGTCTTTTCCCCATGCTTGCTGATCCTCGACATCCCGTAAGTTTTTCATCATCTTTTTaagaaaagacgaaaatgccctcaCACCATTCTAATCAATAATGTTAATTTTTCAGGCGGAATCCACAAGTGCAACAAATGAGTCAGTCCTAAAAGTTGCACTTGACTATGGAAAGACATCAGGGGTAATAAAGTCACATGACCGAGTTGTGGTTTGTCAAAAAGTTGGCGATGCTTCTGTTGTTAAAATTATCGAGCTTGAAGACTAGTAGAATAAATATCTTCCTGCCACGTTTTTCTTAAAAGGGTATTTTCGTCCTAAATTTTGGAAGTAGGCGTTGGATATATCGCCACCAGCTTTTGAaaactacatgtttttttatATCCATAATATGATATGAAAAAATCCACTTCCTTGTATCAATTTAGGCCTCTTTATactttaataaaaatgatttttatttttcttttttgtaatAATTAAAAACAAGTAAAACCTCTATTTGCATTTTCAGTTTCCAATTTTTCTTATATTGTGTTCGATTTATGCGATGTTTGGCTACAATATGTATAATAGTTCCGAACATGTTATACAGAGTTTAAAGTGTATTGTACTTGATTTCAATGAAATAAAACTTCAATAAAGGGCAAAAATGGCAATTTGGGTTTGGTGTTTGACAAAATCATACGGGTCACTACGTAAACTCTAAACATGGAATAATTCCATAGGAATTATGAAAATACAATGTCGAGTATAGAATAGAGTtcataaaaatacaataaaattcaACCCGAATGAAAATATAGGTGTAACTAACAAAAGGCTCTTACAAAGAAAACAAGGtggtttatttttaaaaatgCCTAAAAAAAACGAACGATTTTCTAATAATAGGTTCAACAAAAACCAAACTACCTAACAGTTCTAACATGTGTTTAATATAAAGAGGGAGCTGATctgtacacaacaatttttttccATATACAACAAGatgttttaaaatattgtattgtacaactatataatgcaTGAATTGTTGTATATGGCAAAAAACTGTTATGTACGAATCACTTTCTATACAGAAAATCGATAGCAATTTATTTACCGAAGCTTCTTAATTGATATACGCTAGTTAATTATTAATTGGTAgtttcttttctattcataaCGATTTCCCTCTTTGAGCTTCTTAATTGATATATGTTAGTTGTTAATCACAACAACAGATGCACAAGTGCTTTCAAAGGTACAAAGAGCTATCACTCGAAGTTGTACATTATGCTGTTGGTCTTTTCTTAATAATTAAAGTTTTGGGTTCATTTTTCTATGGTAAAAATGAGCTTGAATGGAAAGATGCACTTGAAAGACCGGAAACAATTCCACAGAAGGAAACTATATTTAATAGatttcttttatcaaaaagttgAAATTACTTCAGGTTCTCCATCTAAGTACTTTATATTTAAcggatttattttattttatttttatttttttattgaacgGCAGAGATTTTATTAGAAACTAGCAAGGAGCTAGAAAAAAACCATTACAATAAAATAGTAGTAGAA containing:
- the LOC111907144 gene encoding pyruvate kinase 1, cytosolic, which codes for MHSNHLLLEEPIRMASILEPSKASFFPAMTKIVGTLGPRSRSVDVISGCLKAGMSVARFDFSWGDCDYHQETLENLKAAVKSTKKLCAVMLDTVGAEMQVVNKSEKAISLQQDDVVTLTPDEGQEATSQVLPINFAGLAKAVKTGDTIFIGQYLFTGSETTSVWLEVDKVEGVDVVCKIKNSATLAGALFTLHASQIHIDLPTLTDKDKENISTWGVRNKIDFLSLSYTRHAEDVREAREFLSKLGDLSQTQIFAKIENVEGLTHFDEILQEADGIILSRGNLGIDLPPEKVFLFQKAALYKCNMAGKPAVVTRVVDSMTDNLRPTRAEATDVANAVLDGSDAILLGAETLRGLYPVETISIVGKICAEAEKVFNQDLYFKKTVKYVGEPMTHLESIASSAVRAAIKVKASVIICFTSSGRAARLIAKYRPTMPVISVVIPRLKTNQLRWSFSGAFEARQSLIVRGLFPMLADPRHPAESTSATNESVLKVALDYGKTSGVIKSHDRVVVCQKVGDASVVKIIELED